A window of Natator depressus isolate rNatDep1 chromosome 3, rNatDep2.hap1, whole genome shotgun sequence genomic DNA:
ATTACTAAAGACACTGTagaatattttgttaaaataatcTAGTTTTAATGATACGAGACCTCAGTACAGCACTCAGCACTCTAATCGTGGTGTTTTATAAACTTCATCTAGATACTTTCTATCAAATCTTTAATACATAGACTTAATAAGAAAGTGTTACCTGAAGCCTATAATTGGAATTGTAAATTTTGAAccatctgctgacttcagtgcaggAATATTGAAGTCAGAATTTCAGTGACTATTTTGTTCAAAAGACTGAAGTTCAGATATCACCATGGGGGTTTCATTGAAGTTTCAGTATCTTCAAGCAAAGGATGTTTCTGATTTAAACCCTCTCACTATGCTGGGGATGAAGGGAATTGCTTTTGCAATTCAAGATCGTAGTATACTGTCTGGATGTTGGATTcaacattttggtttaaaaaataggCACATACTTTTGCCATCAAACACCTTGCCAATTTTCTTTCTAACTTAAAATTTGCTATTTTCTCACTGATTTTTTGAAGAAAGCTACAGCTAAAGAGTTGAAAATTCATCTTTTGAAGAGTGACTGaagtaaaatatttcagtggaagtttggaACAGCTTTGGTGAGGGTTCTCTTTTTATTCTAAAAGCCTCCAGGACACATGGGTCTTCTTTGTACATGGTACAAGAGTTCCATAGCTGAAGCAAAGAGCACTAAGTACATTTCCAGAAACAAAACAAGTGGTCCAAAAACTTTTTCATTTCCCCCAACCCAGGGGCTGACCACAGCCTGTTGTTTGGAACCAAGATGTTATACACTAGAAACTATTTACAAAGCAATCTATAAGTGCATATGAGTCATTATTAGCAGTAACAGAACATTTAAATAGTGACTGAGAATGTGAAAGTAAAACTCACtagttttttttcattgtttaagCTGCAgcaaatgcaaaaagtaaagaaACAGTATAAATaaaggagtttttttttttaaaagagctttcACTTTTAGGTAATGTTTGTAACCTAGGTAGggcatttttaattttgtttaaccAAAGGCACCTCATTAAATGATATTTATCCCATTTACATGCAACAaattaaccaaaataaaaaattacctaaaatatttaaaaaataaagaggggGATAAGTGTAAAGTTCTACTGTTTACTACAGGGTAATACCAATAGTTTCAAGAGCAGAAACAATTTCaaagaataatttattttctcaAAATATAGTAAACATTTGCCTGATATTTTCATAATGAAATTTACCATGGCACACAATAGCCAGTTACTTCAATATCTTCCAAAGATAGAAGAAAGATTTTTATTAAATCCAATGTCCTttgcaatatattttattaaaacataaTACACCACGATAACAGGAGGTCAGAAAGTACAAGGTCAAgatcttgcaaacatttatgcacattcTTAAttctattcatgtgagtagtcccattgattttaatgaactACTCACATAAGCAGAGTTAAGAACATGTGTAAGTGTTTATAAGATCAATTGGATTTTCCTTCTGTTCAGAAGGAAGTGAGGTGAGAAGTCCTCTGACCCCACCAAAACAATTGAGGGTCTCGTTCTACAAGCTTTACTTAAGCAAATAGccacactgaaattaataggactATTTGTCAGAATAAAGGTTAGCAGGTCAGGCCCTGAATTAAAAAAGTAAACTTTCAGCCATATATGTCATCTCTGTATCTTTACAATACTAATGCAAATTCAAAGGCTTTACCATTTTGTGTATATAGGAATGACTCTGCacgttcattttttattttacctCTCTTAAAAATTTAAATTCAGTGAGCTTTctatacaaaaattaaacatacaAAACTTAATGAAAACATATTAGCAGCAGGACCAGTTACCTACCGTTTCCCACTGCAATTATCTTGGTTCAGTCCCCCAATTTGGTTTATTGCAGACCATGCTGTTAGACCCACATATGGTAAGGAGGCAGCTTCCATATGACTGAGACACTTGGGCTTGTGAGAGATCTAAATAGAAAATCAGCCATGTCTAAATCACAATGAATAGTATATTTGTGGACTACCAGGGTtgataaaaataaagtttttaatatggatttcaataaaaaaaattcaaatttgatttacattaaatacatttttcatttaaaaaattaaactttttctataatctattaaaatcacttatattaaaaaaaaattaagcagtaaatttttactgcaaaacttttaaaaagacatACTTCTGAACTAGAGGAAGTCACTAGCTCAGAACCTggaactagagcaggggttctcaaactttattgcaccatgacccccttccgacaaaaaaaaaaaaaaaaaaaaaaattactacacgaccccagaaggggggaccaaagcctaaGCCCCACAACCCCAGGTGTGGGGGCCaaaaccaaagcccaagggcttcagcaccAAGttggggcctgtaacctgagccccaccacccaggtcTGACacactcaggcttcagctttgtccccgggcagtggggcttgggtttAGGCTTTGGCCCcggccctggaccccagcaagtctaacaccagccctggcaaccccattaaaacggagtcacaacccactttggggtcccaacccacagtttgagaaccgctgaactAGAGTTTGCTGAGCTGCTaacccagcttttgacagcaagAGTATTGACGGCAGGTGctgagagaatattttcttaatttcagtttACTGAACTAGTTCAGTACAATggctagttcattcaaagttaagaaaacagctgggagctgaaaAAAGtgggaaagcttgttttcctcttccaatctatgaagaAAAGCTAAgtatgagaggatgagatctTCTAGTTCTAGAATCTTGAAGGACacggtgaccagaaacaatccaTTCAATTCACTAATGactttaataaatcagtttattAAAACATGTTCTGCATTTGAAATtaacttttttcttatgtattcaGCATATATAAGGTAGTTTTAATTAACTGCTAAAAAAATTAATGctgattttgtgcatttttaactaGATTCTAGTTTCCATGCAAATAGATCTTGACACAAATCATAAGTAAAAGGTTAATCATGTACTAAATAAGAAATGTATCATTCACAtttgctaaaataaataaaatgtaacaaaTTTAGAATCTGaataaaatttaaacaaatatataGCTTAACATACATTTGTATAGGTTATTCTTCTAATGTATAACAAAAAATTGTTCCACTGTGACACTGCACCTCATATTTTCCACAGAGATATTCTGATAtcattatggcataattatgatgtattttatgcaagataagccatgtgagatatcattggaaaggttatgatttaatGAATAAAActatcctatttgtttgcatgtatcacttttgtatctgaagttaggaatattgactatgtatctgtattacaaatgtgtttacacctggggaacgcccactagacaagatgctttcattcTGAAAGCTGGGTGAGGAAGGGCCATTAGAGAAAACAacaggccttagaagaagcttatctcccacctgggggcCTTCTTGAGGACATTGCAGACAGCCTCCGAGTCAAGACTGCTGTGACACTACtgggacatgtgaccaggtcacgtGGTGCTGTATTCCATCTTGGGATAtgagtatttttccactgatggGCATGGAAATCAAGCTttaaaacaaagggttcctgccatatgcaaaagttatataaggcaggggagtgacatcatcttggTTTTTCACTGACTTCCCACATAAAGAgattcctggaaacacctgaggaacaaacacctgactgaactggggggaagtgCTAGACCCAGGGATTTTTAGCTTGTGACTGGAACACTTggagattccaagctgtaaaaaAGTGAAgattgccccttaagaatctgcagcctacttgtatcatcacttagggtgaggATCGGCTATTCACATCCAATCTCTTTGgcatattaagcttagtttgcatttttgtttatttgctaggtaacctgctttgatctgtttgctattacttaaaatctatcttttgtagttaataaacttgtttttgctttatctaaaaccagtgtgtgggagtcataactcGGGACAGAAAGCTtttgtatattcctctccacatgtggggggtggaggggggcgaATTtaatgagcttacgctgtacaattttctgtgcagtgcaagacagtataattttgggtttacattcCACAGAGGGTGCATGCCTGAGTAGCTGGGAAGTTCCCTAGCTGCAGCCTTCCCAGGCAAGGCTGATCACAGCATCTGCATGTacctgcagctgggtgtgttccTACCTGTACATGTGCTGATGAAAGtacaggctggagcctggagagaGCTTCTCACAGCAATTCTGTGTAAAaggagcccaggctagtggatTAGGGggactcagtggtaccccagctccaggtggcaccccggaaaGGACCCGTCACAACCacatttagtgtaaaggctatgtttagttgtaaatccacaaattttaatggttaccaatcagtgagaatcaacctttctttaggaaaattactaaaaaatacaaatataaaacaagattaaaatcaattatttaaatcaaggtttcctgcctgctcatttaaattacaattaaaattggggatttaaatcactgatttaacTCAACCCACCAAGTGGACTACAAGGCTGCAAATTAAACAAGCTATACTAAACCTCAGCTGTTGAATTTTCCATGTTTCAAAATATGTTGACTACATAAAgtagaaaatttttttttttaaaaaaagctatacAATTTAAAAACTGTGAAAAAGCAATTTACATAGATTTTGGAAGAAACAAAGTCTgctgaaatttttgtttttaatatcgAAATTTTGCTATGGTTACCTCATTTCCACTAGCTACAACAAACTCTGAAATAGTGCCTTGCTTCCAGGGAGGAATTGCTGCCCATACCTAAAACGAAAGGGAAAAACACATTTCAACCtttattattttcttaaaattgtATCTATATCATAGAAAAGTCATTTTCCAACCTCCAGAACAACTTCAGTGCAGCATAAGTAGGCACGTGGgaaccaatgatactgccaagaatgaccttgagcggatcactgcggactacgtggctctgggaagaaggataaaggagtttgaggcgcaagtggtgttcttgtccatcctccccgtggaaggaaaaggcctgggtagagaccgtcgaatcgtggaagtcaacaaatggctatgcaggtggtgtcggagagaaggctttggattctttgaccataggacagtgttccaagaaggaggagtgctaggcagagacgggctccacctaacgaagagagggaagagcatcttcgcaagcaggctggctaacctagtgaagagggctttaaactaggttcaccaggggaaggagaccaaagccctgaggtaagtggggacgtgggataccgggaggaagcacgaacAGGAGAgcgcgaaaggggagggctcctgcctcaaactaagaaagcaggacaaacagcaagttatcccaagtgcctatacacaaatgcaagaagactgggaaacaagtagggagaactggaagtcttggcacagtcaaggaattatgatgtgattggaataacagagacctggtgggataactcacatgactggagtactgtcatggatggatataaactgttcaacGAGGACGCGCatggcagaaaaggtgggggagttgcattgtatgtaagagagcagtatgactgctcagagctccggtatgaaactgcagaaaaacctgagtgtctctggattaagtttagaagcatgagcaacaagggtgatgtcatggtgggagtctgctatagaccatcggatcaaggggatgaggtggatgaggctttcttccggcaactaacggaagttactagatcgcaggccctggttcttatgggagacttcactcaccctgatatctgctgggagagaaatacagcagtgcacagacaatccaggaagtttttggaaagtgtagggaacaatttcctggtgcaagtgctggaggaaccaagtaggggcagAGCTCCTCTTGATctactgctcacaaaccgggaagaattagtaggggaagcaaaagtggatgggaacctgggagacagtgaccatgagatggtcgagttcaggatcctgacacagggaagaaaggagagcagcagaatacggaccctggacttcagaaaagtggactttgacaacctcagggaactgatgggcaggatcccttgggagaataaatgagggggaaaggagtccaggagagctggctgtattttaaaaaatccttattgggttacagggacaaaccattctgatgtatagaaagaatagagaatatggcaggtgaccagcttggcttaacagtgaaatccttactgatcttagacacaaaaaagaagcgtacaagaagtggaagattggacaaatgaccaggaaagagtataaaaatattgctcgggcatgcaggagtgaaatcaggaagaccaaatcacacctggagttgcagctagcaagagatgttaagagtaacaagaagggtttcttcaggtatgttagcaacaagaagaaagtcaaggaaagtgtgggccccttactgaataagggaggcacctagtgacagaggatgtggaaaaagctaatgtactcaatgctttttttgcctctgtcttcacgaacaaggtcagctcccagactgctgcactgggcagcacagcatggggaggaggtgaccagcccactgtgaagaaagaagtggttcgggactatttagaaaagctggacgatcacaagtccatggggccggatgcgctgcatccgagagtgctaaaggagttggcggatgtgattgcagagccattggccattatctttgaaaactcatggcaatcgggggaggtcccggacgactggaaaaaggctaatgtagtgcccatcttttaaaaagggaaggaggaggatcctggaaactacaggccagtcagcctcacctcagtccctggaaaaatcatggagcaggtcctcaaagaatcaattctgaagcacttagaggagagaaaagtgatcaggaacagtcagcatggattcaccaagggcaagtcatgcctgactaatctaattgccttctgtgatgagataactggctctgtggttgaggggaaagcagtggatgtgttgttccttgactttagcaaagcttttgacacggtctcccacagtattcttgccagcaagttaaagaagtatgggctggatgaatggatgataaggtggatagaaagctggctagattgtcgggctcaacgggtagtgatcaatggctccatgtctagttggcagccggtatcaagtggagtgccccaagggtcaatccttgggctggttttgttcaatatcttcattaatgatctggaggatggtgtggattgcaccctcagcaagtttgcagatgacgctaaactgggaggagaagtagatacgctggagggtagggataggctacagagggcccttgacaaattagaggattgggccaaaggaaatctgatgaagttcaacaaggacaagtgcagagtccagcacttaggacggaagaatcccatacaccgctacagactagggaccgaatagctaggcagcagttctgcagaaaaggacctaggggttactagtggacaagaagctggatatgagtcaacagtgtgcccttgttgccaagaaggccaatggcattttgggacgtataagtaggggcattgccagcagatcgagggatgttatcgttcccctctattcgacaatgtgaggcctcatctggagaactgtgtccagttttgggccccacactacaagaaggatgtggaaaaattggaaaatgttcagcggagggcaacaaaaatgattaggggtctggaacacatgacttatgaggagaggctgagggaactgggattgtttagtctgcggaagagaagaatgaggggggatttgatagcttctttcaactacctgaaagggggttccaaagaggatggatctagactgttctcagtggtagcagatgacagaacaaggaggaatggtctcaaattgcagtgggggaggtttaggttggatatcaggaaaaaccttttcactaggcgggtggttgaaacactggaatgggttacatagggaggtggtggaatctccttccttagaagtttttaaggtcaggcttgacaaacccctggcttggatgatttatttgaggattggtcctgctttgagcagggggttggactacatgacctcctgaggtcccttccaaccctgatattctatgattctatgattaattatACGGAATATCAGTTTCACTATATCTAAGTTCACTATAAAAAGGTTTCATTTGCTCTCTTAAAACAAACTACAGAGGAATGATTAATAGAAGCATGGATGGGCCATATAACTAAGACGTACTGTACTGTGTATAATATAAACTTTTGGAGAAAGCAGATTACATTAAACAGTTCATATCTTACTGGAAGGCCATGAGCTGGTACAAtacctgaaagaaaaaaacattccTCCAGTAGAACTGAAAAAAGTTAAAAGCAAGTCTTATAAGGATTTATATGAGGCTCAGAAATTTGCTGGCTCCTAAACTATGTCGGAGTTTTTGGTATTATAAGATAATAAAGGTTTACCCAAGAGAAATTTCCTGTTAAAATTCTAGTTTCAATCAAGATGAAGCAGCTTTGggtgtttcattttttaatataAGAAACCCCACCTCAGGATTTTAACATATGCTAATTCAATGGACTCTAAATATAAAGGAATGGGGTAACTAGCCCATATGAatattttgcaggaaaaaaacaaatagaaGTTCAAAAAAAAGTTACTGCAACCTAGTTTTCATGTAGGCTGCACggaggcaagaaaaaaaaaggtatttgcaaagaaaaagaaaaaaattgacttCATATTACATTTTCAACATACATAAAGTTAGAAAAATGAGACAAGTTACATCACCTCATCTCCAGGTTTGAAATAGGACACATTTAGCCCACATTCCATAATTACACCAGATACATCTCGACCAAGTGTTAGAGGAAATTCACTCCCGGTGCTTTTCAATTTCAGTGGATCACGTTTCACATTTAAAGCGGCTGCTCCATAACCATCTATAAAACATGGTTTAACAAAGTAGGAAATATCAATGATTATTTTTCTAGAACTGCAAAATCAGACAAGTGAGTAAGGTGTATAACCTGTGCATAAGGCAACTTTACACTCCTGAAATTTGATTTTTACAGTTCTGAAAATGTTCTCAACTCTAAAGAACTAGAAGCAAGCAGAAGagtattattttatgttttaaaaaagtttatacAACTAAGTATCAACTTTTAAGTCTTGCAATATTTCTTCTTTTGTCCTGTTTGGTGcacaatacatataaaatattaaGTATCATAAAACCAGTTAGCTACTTATAACATGATATTAGACATCACACTGACAGACATTTGTTATTTCATAATAAGAACAATCAATCATTTCATGTGTGACAACAACACACAGCACTTTATTCTATTCTCTTGAGAACTTCAGCTGATAACACATTTCATCTTACAATAATACTTTATAGCTAATGATGCAAAAGAATTGCAAAATGTGTCTCATTTCCCCAAGGAGGGAAGTATTACATCAGTATTCATCTAAACATGATCTTGGAAATCACTAATGGCCTTATGCTGATCGGTACTGAGCAACTCTAACTCCTATTAAGTAAATGTGAATGCTCTGCACCACTCATGGTCACGGTCCAACAACAGTCATATCCTGTCTGGACTAACCATTTTCTATTCATTAGACAGTTGTTCAGATGTACAAGGCCTACCAAATATATAATAGTCTGCAGAGATGtcctattatttttaaaattatcagtCATAGAAAAATGAGCAATCACGATCTTAATTATGCACTATTATAATAAAGAAGCTTAAAGGAACACtcaaacacaaaatattttctgAGGATGAAAATATGGTGCTTTGCAAGCCATATGTACCAAAGAGCTCCTTAAAATCTTTGACTATCTCAAGGAtgtctaatttatttttcatagGTAGATGAGCATTGACAGGGCCAATTCTGCAATCATTAACCACACAAAtgatcccactggcttcagtagggCCCCTCAGATGAGTATGGGTTGCATGATTGGACAAACAATCCTATAACAAACAACCTGCTATGTTTTGACTAGTTTTGGCCCCAGAATACCCAGAAGCCCACAAGGAGCTTCATGCAGGCAGATCCCTGATCCATCCAGATTTCTGTGTAGGCTCAGGAGTCTGCTAagatggagctcattgcaggatcagggcttttgAAGAGCGTTAAATTGCAAGTAATTGCTGTATCATTGACATTTTAAGCtcgattgtttaaaaaaaatagaaagttcCTTCAATTTTCCTCAAAGACCAGTATCAAAATTTGAAATGCAAGGTCGCATCTTGCTGTGAATAAACAGTGAAATGTAAGATTTTCTGTGATTTTAAGTTTTTGTTAAGATTTCTGAGCCTGCTACTGAGAACAATTGTCGGACTAGAAAAATGTCAAATGTCAATGATCAATCAGTTAAATGTACTGATTGGCCAAAGCCTTGAATTCAgcggacctgaagaagagctctgtgtaaggtcaaaagcttgtctctctcatgaatagaagttggtccaataaaagtagGCACTGAAGCACCTATGCAACAGGAAGTTAGGACAAAGAtgagaaataaacatttttgggAATTAATTGTATGAGCCAACTGTCATGGGAGTTGAGGAAGCTAAATGTTTTGCAGGCCTGGACCCTTGCACAATAGAAACCAAActaacagaagaagaaaaacactttaaaattggGTTGCAAGTTGATTCTCATTCTGATCATGAGTTTTAAGTCTGTGAagagcagcagccagctgcttgtATTACTTGGGCTAAAACCCAGCTTAGTTTTGCTTTGGTAGATGCAGAACAATAGTCTAAAAATTCACCACTCCCCCTAAcaatttaacagaaaaaaaagttcTGCAAGAGTATCTTCCCACAATAATCATGGAATATTTTCCCAGACAGCCCTGTTTAAAAACTATTGGGCCACAGGCACATTTTGGACTATGATTTACACcaacaatttaataaaaataatacaggtataataaaattatatttacagTACGAACATGTTATGTTAAGAACTTAATCAACActaaaatacacaaaaatataataattcctactcaaaaaaaatcacttacttCTCATATTAACATCTATAGGGTTTAAACTTGCAGCATGGACTTTAATAATAACTTCATTTGGAAAATGTATTACAGGGAACATCATGTTATTTGTAAATCGTAGCACATCATTTCGCCCATATCTATCTATTATCCACGATGCCATAACTGTACATCTCTGACAAGAGAGGCTGATATTTCTATATAGACGGGGCTTGATTAAACTTTTGCTGCTTCTAAGGCAAGTTGCCATGGAACCTTGACTGAAAAGCAAGCCACTGTATGCTCTCCTACTAAACAGATGcatctttaaatacattattGACAATGCATAAGGTGGGATCGTTAATGACTCTAGCTACTATACTTGATGTGTAAAAATAATTACATGCTGGCTACACTGATGCTTCCCATCTCCACAGAGATA
This region includes:
- the RTN4IP1 gene encoding NAD(P)H oxidoreductase RTN4IP1, mitochondrial isoform X2; the encoded protein is MYLKMHLFSRRAYSGLLFSQGSMATCLRSSKSLIKPRLYRNISLSCQRCTVMASWIIDRYGRNDVLRFTNNMMFPVIHFPNEVIIKVHAASLNPIDVNMRNGYGAAALNVKRDPLKLKSTGSEFPLTLGRDVSGVIMECGLNVSYFKPGDEVWAAIPPWKQGTISEFVVASGNEISHKPKCLSHMEAASLPYVGLTAWSAINQIGGLNQDNCSGKRILIFGASGGVGTFAIQLMKAWGGHVTAVCSQDASSLVKKLGADDVIDYKSGDVAEQLKMLPLFDFILDNVGGPTEKWSPDFLKKWSGATYVTLVTPFLLNVDRLGVADGMLQTGVTIGTKAVKHLCKGIHYRWAFFTPSGQSLDEIAKLVDSGKIHPVVEQVFSFSEVPKAFLRLEGGHARGKTVINAIHGRRIKDRRRQQPG